One Roseimicrobium gellanilyticum genomic window carries:
- a CDS encoding redoxin domain-containing protein, producing the protein MPEAFRELAIGDVAPPFSLSGIDDKTHTLDSYKDAQILVIAFISNHCPESQAIEGRLKKLVEQTKDKGVTFVAVNPNNPVGLRPDELGYSKYNDSFPEMKLHAKEQGFNFPYLYDGETQAMAMAYGCLATPHIFIFDGKRKLAYKGEFDDSRFVDEGSVKTPSAQNAIEALLAGKPVPVAETRPHGCSTKWLTKKSAVAVDDEKWAKATVDVELIDADGVAALRKNGTKKVRLFNVWATWCAPCVEEFPELAKTARKFGLRDFEMITISMDRPQLKDQVKTFLEKYQAAMPDKIKASLKAENRTTNSYIYTGPSPDALVKALDPEWPGPLPHTVLVAPDGSVIWRHSGLIDGEELRAEILKYMGRYYKP; encoded by the coding sequence ATGCCCGAAGCCTTCCGTGAGCTGGCCATCGGCGATGTCGCCCCGCCCTTCTCGTTGTCGGGCATCGATGACAAGACGCACACGCTGGATAGCTACAAGGACGCGCAGATTCTGGTCATCGCCTTCATCTCAAATCACTGCCCAGAATCGCAAGCCATCGAAGGACGCCTGAAAAAGCTGGTGGAGCAGACCAAGGACAAGGGGGTGACTTTTGTGGCGGTGAATCCAAATAACCCGGTGGGTCTGCGTCCGGATGAGCTGGGCTATTCCAAATACAACGACAGCTTCCCCGAGATGAAGCTGCACGCGAAGGAGCAGGGCTTCAACTTCCCCTACCTCTACGACGGCGAGACCCAGGCGATGGCCATGGCGTACGGCTGCCTCGCGACTCCCCACATCTTCATCTTCGATGGCAAGCGGAAGCTGGCCTACAAGGGTGAGTTCGATGACTCGCGCTTCGTCGATGAAGGTTCCGTGAAGACGCCGAGTGCGCAGAATGCCATTGAAGCTTTGTTGGCAGGCAAGCCCGTCCCGGTGGCGGAGACGCGTCCCCATGGCTGCTCCACCAAGTGGCTCACCAAAAAATCCGCCGTCGCCGTGGATGACGAGAAATGGGCCAAGGCCACCGTGGACGTGGAACTCATCGATGCTGATGGCGTCGCCGCCCTGCGCAAGAACGGCACCAAGAAAGTCCGCCTCTTCAATGTCTGGGCCACGTGGTGCGCGCCGTGTGTGGAGGAGTTTCCCGAGCTGGCCAAGACCGCCCGCAAGTTCGGCCTGCGTGACTTTGAGATGATCACCATCAGCATGGACCGCCCTCAGCTGAAGGATCAGGTGAAGACCTTCCTGGAGAAGTATCAGGCCGCCATGCCGGACAAAATCAAAGCCTCCCTCAAGGCGGAGAACCGCACCACCAACAGCTACATCTACACCGGCCCCAGCCCGGACGCCCTCGTGAAAGCCCTCGATCCCGAGTGGCCCGGCCCGCTGCCCCACACCGTCCTCGTCGCCCCGGACGGAAGCGTCATCTGGCGCCACAGCGGGCTGATCGACGGCGAAGAACTCCGCGCGGAAATCCTCAAGTACATGGGCCGCTACTACAAGCCGTAG